A single genomic interval of Eurosta solidaginis isolate ZX-2024a chromosome 3, ASM4086904v1, whole genome shotgun sequence harbors:
- the LOC137243792 gene encoding phosphatidylinositol 4,5-bisphosphate 5-phosphatase A-like isoform X1, whose protein sequence is MDASIIANLCVYILTWNVGTHHPDDISMMGALSLDGTSSCPDQRLPDIYVVGLQEVSTHAKNQLFNIFHDDPWTFKVSEYLIPYDYIKVSTEQLQGILVMMFVQPKHEPHIKDVEVQNTRTGLRGLWGNKGAVSIRMTLYGTGVTFVGAHLAAHDQKLAKRIEHYNQIVNNHHYKTSKYRSIFDHDCVFWFGDLNFRLTGTDSARDVRSLVEQGKLDELIERDQLLLLRKKGKEAFALLTEQLPTFPPTFKFIEGTSEYDLKRRPAWCDRILHRVQELRNPDIVLGITQLSYKSHPDYVLSDHKPVSAEFLYKIEAQTQTDDKLYELMHRDRRNEAPLANSSCSLIPKWSHQFIKKLKQKKETKFERRVC, encoded by the exons atggaTGCATCCATAATTGCTAATTTGTGCGTATATATACTTACGTGGAATGTGGGTACACATCATCCCGATGACATATCTATGATGGGGGCCCTTTCGCTCGACGGAACTTCATCATGTCCCGATCAGCGGTTACCAGATATTTATGTTGTTGGACTGCAAGAAGTTAGTACACATGCTAAAAATCAGCTATTCAACATATTTCACGATGATCCATGGACATTTAAAGTGAGTGAGTATCTCATACCATAcgattatataaaagtgagcacAGAGCAACTACAAGGAATACTCGTTATGATGTTTGTGCAACCTAAACATGAGCCTCACATAAAAGACGTAGAAGTTCAAAATACGCGCACAGGTTTAAGAGGCTTGTGGGGTAATAAGGGTGCGGTAAGCATACGTATGACTCTCTATGGTACAGGTGTGACTTTTGTTGGTGCACATTTAGCGGCGCATGATCAGAAGTTGGCCAAACGCATTGAACATTACAATCAAATAGTAAATAATCATCATTATAAAACATCCAAATATCGCAGCATATTTGATCATGACTGCGTTTTCTGGTTCGGTGATCTCAACTTCCGTTTAACAGGCACCGATTCTGCACGGGATGTACGCTCATTGGTGGAACAGGGTAAATTGGATGAGTTAATAGAACGTGATCAACTATTGTTGTTACGTAAAAAAGGCAAAGAAGCATTCGCCTTGCTCACTGAACAATTACCCACTTTCCCGCCCACATTCAAATTCATTGAGGGCACATCAGAGTATGATTTGAAACGACGTCCAGCATGGTGTGATCGCATTTTGCATCGCGTACAAGAGTTGCGTAATCCTGATATCGTATTAGGTATAACACAATTATCATATAAATCACATCCAGACTATGTTCTGTCCGATCATAAGCCTGTCTCAGCTGAATTTCTCTACAAAATTGAAGCCCAAACGCAAACAGATGATAAACTGTATGAGTTGATGCATAGAGACCGTAGAAATGAAGCGCCCTTAGCTAAT TCTTCCTGCAGCTTGATACCGAAATGGTCGcaccaatttattaaaaaactaaagcaaaaaaaagaaactaaattTGAACGACGAGTATGTTAA